A stretch of the Pseudomonadota bacterium genome encodes the following:
- a CDS encoding nucleoside-diphosphate kinase, which produces MIERTLSIIKPDAVAKGVIGQIIDSFAANGLKIAALKMIHMSKREAQGFYAVHQKRPFFDSLTDFMSSGPAVVMVLSGEHAISKNRELMGATNPAEAAEGTLRKRFATDIEKNAVHGSDAPETACTEISYFFPELEIVNA; this is translated from the coding sequence ATGATCGAAAGAACTTTATCAATTATTAAACCCGATGCCGTTGCCAAAGGGGTAATCGGCCAGATTATCGACAGCTTCGCCGCCAACGGTTTAAAAATCGCGGCCCTGAAAATGATTCATATGAGCAAACGCGAGGCCCAGGGTTTTTATGCCGTGCATCAGAAACGTCCCTTTTTCGACAGCCTGACCGACTTCATGTCTTCGGGTCCGGCCGTGGTCATGGTTCTGAGCGGCGAACACGCCATCAGCAAAAACCGCGAGCTGATGGGGGCCACGAATCCGGCCGAGGCCGCCGAAGGCACCCTGCGCAAACGGTTCGCCACGGATATTGAAAAGAACGCGGTCCACGGTTCAGATGCTCCGGAAACCGCCTGCACGGAAATCAGCTATTTTTTTCCGGAACTGGAAATCGTCAATGCCTGA